The following proteins come from a genomic window of Pirellula staleyi DSM 6068:
- the msrP gene encoding protein-methionine-sulfoxide reductase catalytic subunit MsrP, giving the protein MSQLLPDDQQQLEREVTPPELYFSRRKLLQGAVLAGTLVATGGIYRAASHSEEEKVSSEGVIEQLARPDQFSASALGPSDELTPEETIINYNNFYEFTTSKQGVARLARDFRTDGWSIKIDGLVDKPQTISLDDLMSLGPVEERIYRMRCVEAWSIVVPWAGIPLHRLLEKVQPQSTAKYVAFETLFDPVRMPNQNSGVLDWPYLEGLRLDEAMHPLTLLATGLYGKAMPPQDGAPVRLVIPWKYGFKGIKSIVRISLTATEPVSTWNRMAPYEYGFYANVNPEVPHPRWSQATEQRLGEFGRRDTLMFNGYGEQVASLYEGMNLEVNF; this is encoded by the coding sequence ATGAGTCAGTTATTACCCGACGATCAGCAGCAGTTAGAGCGCGAGGTGACCCCTCCGGAGCTCTATTTCTCACGTCGTAAGTTGCTCCAAGGAGCTGTCCTCGCGGGGACGCTGGTCGCCACCGGCGGCATCTATCGCGCGGCGTCGCATTCCGAGGAAGAGAAGGTCTCGAGCGAAGGGGTGATCGAGCAGCTGGCCCGTCCCGATCAGTTTTCGGCCAGCGCTCTCGGACCCAGTGATGAACTGACCCCCGAAGAAACGATCATCAACTACAACAACTTCTACGAATTCACGACCAGCAAGCAGGGCGTAGCGCGACTCGCACGCGATTTTCGCACCGACGGCTGGTCGATCAAAATCGATGGGCTTGTCGATAAGCCGCAAACGATTTCGCTCGACGATTTGATGTCGCTCGGTCCGGTCGAAGAGCGAATCTATCGCATGCGCTGCGTCGAAGCGTGGTCGATTGTGGTCCCTTGGGCAGGCATTCCACTCCATCGCTTGCTCGAAAAAGTTCAGCCGCAGTCGACTGCCAAGTATGTCGCGTTCGAAACCCTGTTTGATCCCGTGCGTATGCCGAATCAAAACTCGGGAGTGCTAGACTGGCCGTATCTCGAGGGCCTTCGACTCGACGAAGCGATGCATCCACTCACGCTGCTGGCGACCGGGCTCTACGGCAAAGCGATGCCGCCGCAAGATGGTGCGCCGGTGCGGCTCGTCATTCCGTGGAAGTATGGGTTCAAAGGGATCAAGTCGATCGTCCGCATTTCACTCACTGCGACCGAGCCGGTTTCGACCTGGAACCGGATGGCGCCGTATGAGTATGGCTTCTACGCCAACGTGAACCCCGAGGTACCTCATCCGCGCTGGAGCCAGGCGACCGAGCAGCGACTCGGAGAATTTGGACGTCGCGACACGCTGATGTTCAACGGCTATGGCGAGCAAGTGGCATCGCTCTACGAAGGGATGAACCTGGAAGTCAACTTTTAG
- a CDS encoding AraC family transcriptional regulator, translated as MSHSLLHSVLAQLAEPFTGEMIFDALSDVVFFLKNDQGQYVLVNQTLAMRCGMSDKQSLLGKTAADVLPAPLGHNCLEQDRRVITSGVPLLNELELHLYPSGDEGWCLTNKLPLRGVGEKCVGLVGFSRDLHAPTEDYRDVAEALRKVQTRLEQPMTVDDVAKLAGLSTFQLDHRIREVFHVSASQLMLKFRLDRATQRLRDTMLPIAHIALEIGYADQSSFTRQFHRTIGLTPAEYRKRYQA; from the coding sequence ATGTCCCATTCGCTTCTTCATAGCGTCCTTGCGCAGCTCGCCGAGCCCTTCACCGGGGAGATGATTTTTGATGCGCTGTCGGATGTCGTTTTCTTCTTGAAAAACGATCAGGGGCAGTATGTGCTGGTGAATCAAACCCTCGCCATGCGCTGCGGCATGAGCGACAAGCAGTCGCTGCTGGGCAAAACGGCGGCCGATGTCCTGCCGGCTCCTTTGGGGCACAATTGTTTGGAGCAAGACCGGCGCGTGATTACTTCGGGAGTGCCGCTGCTGAACGAGCTCGAGCTGCATCTCTACCCCAGTGGCGATGAAGGGTGGTGTCTGACGAACAAACTTCCGCTGCGTGGGGTCGGGGAAAAGTGCGTGGGGCTTGTCGGTTTCTCGCGCGATTTGCATGCCCCGACCGAAGACTATCGCGATGTGGCCGAGGCACTGCGGAAGGTGCAAACGCGTCTCGAGCAGCCGATGACGGTCGACGATGTCGCCAAACTCGCGGGGCTCTCGACGTTTCAGCTCGACCACCGCATTCGCGAAGTGTTTCACGTTTCGGCAAGTCAACTGATGCTGAAGTTTCGACTCGACCGGGCGACGCAGCGGCTGCGCGACACCATGCTGCCGATTGCTCACATCGCGCTCGAAATTGGCTACGCCGATCAAAGCAGTTTCACGCGGCAATTTCATCGGACGATTGGGCTGACACCAGCCGAGTATCGCAAACGCTATCAGGCGTAA
- a CDS encoding sigma-70 family RNA polymerase sigma factor: MVPSRTDLLSLVSSAKGFAVSRGDLDREPQQLARAIASGDRAASEQLVRQYGAQVLAVARRMLGRDDDAADALQDTFVAAARGLGNFRGEAELGTWLHRIAVNVCLMKLRKNRRRPTVSLDELLPHFDATGHHQGGVLAWKRSPLELLCSEESREQVRSCIDRLPDDFRSILLLRDLEELDTAETARILEISEGAVKTRLHRARAALRTLLTPLMKGSSA; this comes from the coding sequence ATGGTCCCCTCTCGCACCGATCTGCTGTCGCTCGTCAGTTCTGCCAAGGGTTTTGCTGTGAGCCGAGGGGATCTCGATCGAGAACCGCAGCAGCTAGCCCGCGCGATAGCCAGTGGAGACCGCGCGGCGAGCGAGCAGCTCGTGCGCCAGTATGGAGCGCAGGTGCTGGCCGTAGCGCGGCGCATGCTCGGGCGCGACGACGATGCCGCCGATGCGCTGCAGGATACGTTTGTCGCCGCAGCGCGTGGCCTCGGCAACTTTCGAGGCGAGGCTGAACTCGGCACCTGGCTCCACCGCATTGCGGTGAACGTCTGTCTGATGAAGCTCCGGAAAAATCGGCGGCGACCCACAGTGAGCCTCGACGAGCTGCTCCCCCATTTCGACGCCACCGGTCATCATCAGGGGGGTGTTCTCGCTTGGAAACGGAGCCCGCTCGAACTCCTCTGCAGTGAAGAGTCGCGCGAGCAAGTCCGCTCGTGCATCGATCGACTCCCGGACGATTTTCGGAGCATTTTACTACTGCGCGATCTCGAGGAACTCGACACCGCTGAAACGGCTCGCATCCTTGAAATCAGCGAAGGGGCAGTGAAAACGCGGCTGCATCGCGCGCGTGCTGCGCTTCGCACACTCCTTACGCCCCTGATGAAGGGGAGCAGCGCGTAG
- a CDS encoding proline racemase family protein → MERLRVIDSHTAGEPTRVLVDSKIDLGCGSMAERRARFQSDADRYRRALLCEPRGSEIMVGAIVCQPVDPTCLAGVIFFNNVGYLGMCGHGLIGVVRTLGYLERITAGDYLIETPVGLVPVSYDGKNGVSLENVASFRHQADVLLSVPGLGEVVGDVAWGGNWFFLVKTEIAPLEPSNVAILTRITTAIRDALRRESITGSDGSEIDHIELFAAPRDPHHDSRNFVLCPGGAYDRSPCGTGTSAKIACLASDQRLAPGETWRQESVIGTMFEGSYRIVEGAILPRITGEAFVTSDATMIIEANDPLAWGISG, encoded by the coding sequence ATGGAACGCCTTCGCGTGATCGATTCACACACCGCCGGGGAACCGACGCGCGTGCTGGTCGATAGCAAAATCGATCTCGGTTGCGGCTCGATGGCCGAGCGCCGAGCGCGATTCCAGTCGGATGCCGATCGCTATCGTCGCGCCCTGCTCTGCGAGCCGCGCGGCAGCGAAATTATGGTCGGCGCGATCGTTTGTCAGCCGGTCGATCCAACCTGTCTGGCTGGTGTGATTTTCTTCAACAACGTCGGCTACCTCGGGATGTGCGGCCACGGCCTGATCGGGGTTGTCCGCACGCTCGGCTATCTCGAACGGATCACAGCCGGCGACTATCTCATCGAGACACCAGTCGGTCTTGTGCCGGTCTCTTACGACGGGAAAAATGGCGTTTCTCTCGAGAATGTCGCCAGTTTTCGGCATCAGGCCGATGTGCTGCTGAGCGTTCCTGGCCTCGGCGAAGTGGTGGGAGATGTCGCCTGGGGTGGCAACTGGTTCTTCCTCGTGAAGACTGAGATTGCGCCGCTCGAGCCTTCGAACGTCGCTATTCTGACTCGCATTACCACCGCCATTCGCGACGCGCTGCGGCGAGAATCGATCACTGGATCGGATGGGTCTGAGATCGATCACATCGAGCTCTTTGCAGCGCCGCGCGATCCTCACCACGACAGCCGCAATTTTGTCCTCTGCCCAGGAGGGGCTTACGACCGGAGTCCTTGTGGCACCGGCACGAGCGCCAAGATTGCTTGCCTGGCGAGTGACCAGCGACTGGCTCCCGGCGAAACGTGGCGACAAGAGAGTGTGATTGGCACGATGTTCGAAGGCTCGTATCGCATCGTCGAGGGAGCGATCTTGCCACGCATCACGGGTGAGGCGTTTGTCACTTCCGATGCCACGATGATCATCGAAGCGAACGATCCACTAGCGTGGGGAATCTCGGGATGA
- a CDS encoding MFS transporter has protein sequence MQEQDDSTSQRSSLAESRGLLASRFGRLTAFFFLYMTEGIPFGFTSIALVALMRESGLGPEEIGAFVATLYLPWSWKWLMGPIVDNVYSHRLGHRRAWIVACQMMMAVTLLLAMRVSFSSQLTWFTLLILLHNVFAATMDVAIDALAVSTLPSQERGAASGLMFAGSYLGSAIGGSGVLYLLSITSLGASFMLVTISILLVTATISLWLVEGRRQRESAEKIPLLTTLYRYVLTLLKACFGSRTSIAALVLAVLPIGAYGLGLSVQSNLAVEFGLDSPAIAQLSLCSTILAAIGCVAGGLLSDRFGRKTMLALYAIATTLPTLWLAYQLSKYGWNLPVKMDPETIPHRDALLMSLWIATCTYSLAQGLMYGARTALFMDVCQAAVAATQFTASMSLMNLALAYSSRWQGTAIERLGYPTTLVIDSGVGLLCLLPLLLITTSSSRSSDSTASSSTSL, from the coding sequence ATGCAGGAGCAAGATGACTCGACGAGCCAGCGCTCATCCCTTGCCGAGAGCCGAGGGCTCCTAGCCTCGCGCTTCGGACGACTCACCGCGTTCTTCTTTTTGTACATGACCGAGGGGATACCGTTTGGGTTTACCTCGATTGCCCTCGTGGCGCTGATGCGCGAATCGGGACTCGGCCCCGAAGAGATCGGCGCGTTCGTGGCGACTCTCTACCTCCCCTGGTCGTGGAAATGGTTGATGGGGCCGATCGTCGACAATGTCTACAGCCATCGGCTTGGGCATCGACGCGCTTGGATCGTCGCCTGCCAAATGATGATGGCGGTGACGCTGCTGCTGGCGATGCGCGTCAGCTTCAGTTCGCAGCTCACCTGGTTCACGCTCCTGATTTTGCTCCACAACGTCTTTGCGGCGACGATGGATGTTGCCATCGATGCGCTCGCTGTCAGTACGCTTCCATCCCAGGAGCGCGGCGCAGCGAGCGGACTGATGTTTGCCGGGTCTTATCTCGGTTCGGCTATCGGCGGTTCGGGGGTTCTCTACCTGTTGTCGATCACGTCGCTCGGCGCCTCGTTCATGCTCGTGACGATCTCGATTTTACTCGTCACCGCGACGATCTCGCTCTGGCTCGTCGAGGGGCGCAGGCAGCGAGAATCCGCCGAGAAAATCCCACTCCTCACGACCCTTTATCGCTACGTCCTCACGCTGCTGAAAGCCTGTTTTGGCTCGCGGACGTCGATTGCGGCGCTGGTGCTCGCGGTGCTGCCGATCGGCGCTTATGGGCTCGGGCTTTCGGTGCAATCGAACCTGGCGGTAGAGTTCGGGCTCGACTCCCCCGCGATCGCGCAGCTCAGCCTTTGCTCGACCATTCTCGCGGCAATCGGATGCGTTGCCGGTGGTCTGCTGTCGGATCGTTTTGGTCGTAAGACGATGCTTGCCCTCTATGCGATCGCCACCACGCTGCCGACCCTGTGGCTCGCCTATCAACTCTCGAAATATGGGTGGAATCTGCCGGTCAAAATGGACCCTGAAACGATTCCCCACCGCGATGCGCTGCTGATGTCGCTCTGGATTGCTACGTGTACGTACAGCCTCGCGCAGGGACTGATGTATGGCGCTCGCACAGCCCTGTTCATGGACGTTTGTCAGGCAGCGGTAGCAGCGACGCAGTTCACCGCCTCGATGTCGCTGATGAACCTCGCTCTCGCTTATTCCTCGCGCTGGCAAGGAACCGCGATCGAGCGTC
- a CDS encoding redoxin domain-containing protein: protein MQRRTFLEAAAATVAIGVAACMHPADALAGDVPLARAYRAPELAEIEKFFHTKASSLREFRGQVVALHFWTYSCSNCLANLPHYARWHHDFAAAGLVVLGVHTPEFSEEAKIENVAEQLQALKIEYPVAIDNQFATWKQWKNRYWPTVHLIDRRGDVRATWIGELNWKASRGEVTMRSRIEALLKEQRDS from the coding sequence ATGCAACGACGAACTTTTCTCGAGGCAGCCGCTGCGACGGTCGCCATCGGCGTAGCAGCTTGTATGCATCCGGCAGACGCGCTGGCTGGGGATGTTCCGCTAGCTCGCGCGTATCGAGCGCCGGAGCTCGCCGAGATTGAAAAATTCTTTCATACGAAAGCGAGTTCGCTGAGGGAATTCCGGGGCCAAGTGGTAGCGCTCCATTTCTGGACCTACTCCTGCAGCAACTGCCTGGCGAACTTGCCGCACTACGCACGGTGGCATCACGATTTTGCCGCAGCGGGGCTCGTGGTCCTGGGAGTACACACCCCTGAATTTTCGGAAGAAGCGAAAATCGAGAACGTTGCTGAGCAGCTACAAGCACTGAAGATCGAGTATCCTGTGGCGATTGACAACCAGTTTGCTACGTGGAAGCAGTGGAAGAATCGTTACTGGCCGACTGTCCATTTGATCGATCGTCGGGGGGATGTTCGTGCCACTTGGATTGGCGAGCTGAACTGGAAAGCGTCGCGCGGCGAAGTGACCATGCGATCGCGTATCGAGGCGCTGCTCAAAGAGCAGCGCGACAGCTGA
- a CDS encoding FAD-dependent oxidoreductase — MSASKRVVVIGGGVIGATSAWYLREAGCDVTLIDQKQFGSGCSHGNCGYVCPSHVLPLATPGALWNTLKTLVARNSPLKVRWRLDPALWRWFWQFARKCNERDMLRAATAIQSLLVSSRSLYDGLFAQLLTDVEWETSGLLFVYLSQREMDHYAATDELLRTKFQLGAKRYDGPQLSELEPALKPGIAGAWHYTTDGHLRPDKLMQSWRSVLSRAGVDIREACQLTGFDREGSIVRAVQTSTGPIAADQVVVATGAWTPQLRAQLQTSIPIEPGKGYSLVMPKPSICPKISMIFEEHRVAITPLATTYRIGSTMEFAGYDTSIRPERLKLLTDGAAIYLREPVATPTIESWFGWRPMTPDSLPLIGRLPRLTNVTLAAGHGMLGLSMAPGTGKLVSQIVTGAAPHIDPLPYAVERTL; from the coding sequence ATGAGCGCCTCGAAACGGGTCGTCGTGATTGGTGGCGGGGTGATTGGTGCTACATCGGCGTGGTACTTGCGCGAGGCAGGGTGCGACGTCACGCTGATCGACCAAAAACAGTTCGGCAGCGGCTGTTCGCACGGCAATTGCGGCTATGTTTGCCCGAGCCATGTCCTGCCGCTGGCAACCCCCGGCGCGCTCTGGAATACGCTGAAAACGCTGGTGGCGCGCAATTCGCCGCTGAAAGTTCGGTGGCGTCTCGACCCCGCTTTGTGGCGCTGGTTCTGGCAGTTTGCGCGAAAGTGTAACGAGCGCGATATGCTCCGCGCAGCGACCGCGATTCAGTCGCTGCTCGTCAGTTCGCGCTCGCTCTACGATGGGCTCTTCGCACAGCTCCTCACCGACGTCGAGTGGGAAACCTCGGGCCTGCTATTCGTTTACTTATCGCAGCGCGAGATGGATCACTACGCCGCGACCGATGAGCTGCTGCGTACCAAGTTTCAGCTCGGCGCGAAGCGTTACGACGGCCCGCAGCTGAGCGAGCTCGAACCGGCGCTCAAACCGGGGATCGCCGGCGCGTGGCACTACACCACCGATGGTCATCTCCGTCCCGATAAGCTGATGCAGTCGTGGCGCTCGGTCCTCTCGCGCGCAGGAGTCGATATTCGCGAGGCATGTCAGCTCACCGGCTTCGATCGCGAAGGATCCATCGTACGGGCGGTGCAAACTTCCACCGGCCCCATCGCCGCCGATCAGGTGGTCGTAGCGACCGGCGCTTGGACCCCGCAGCTCCGCGCTCAGCTGCAAACGTCAATCCCCATCGAACCTGGCAAAGGCTACTCGCTGGTGATGCCAAAACCATCGATTTGCCCGAAGATTTCAATGATTTTTGAAGAACATCGGGTTGCGATCACACCGCTGGCAACCACCTATCGAATCGGCTCGACGATGGAGTTCGCCGGCTACGATACGTCGATTCGTCCCGAGCGGCTGAAGCTCCTCACCGACGGGGCAGCGATCTACTTGCGCGAGCCGGTGGCGACGCCGACGATCGAGTCGTGGTTCGGCTGGCGCCCGATGACTCCCGATAGTCTCCCGCTGATTGGTCGCTTGCCACGCCTCACAAACGTGACCTTAGCGGCCGGGCATGGGATGCTCGGACTTTCGATGGCCCCTGGTACCGGCAAGCTGGTGAGTCAGATCGTGACCGGCGCAGCGCCGCACATCGATCCACTCCCCTATGCAGTCGAACGTACGCTGTAG
- a CDS encoding metallophosphoesterase, with product MRFALSRITLTMLLCCLTAHARADEPLTFIVTSDSHYEAVEKVERNDRNLVTIERMNQIPSAEWPAKLGGGPIGEPRGVLALGDLIDDGDKVGETEIQWQHFVDQFGLDGTDGKLKYPVFEGFGNHDGPPAPFIKQKRSVQAEVKRRNAVRLEKKLITRVSENGLHYSWDWNGVHFVQTNLYPADRQNSAVRYSLPWHDPQLALTFVKEDLASQVGDSGRPVIIVAHCGFDTNWWVAEDWVNFYRAVEPYNVIAFFHGHTGTGVRQWKPDPASKPLDVVNTGQTEKGFFLVELNETKMRLAYHVKRDATVIDAPEWEWRYPLEKTFTRSPAATAEKEAAR from the coding sequence ATGCGATTCGCTCTCTCCCGCATCACACTGACGATGCTCCTATGCTGCCTGACGGCGCACGCGCGTGCCGACGAGCCCCTCACCTTCATCGTCACTTCCGACTCGCACTACGAAGCTGTTGAAAAAGTGGAGCGTAACGATCGCAATCTGGTGACGATCGAGCGGATGAACCAGATCCCAAGTGCCGAGTGGCCCGCAAAACTGGGTGGAGGCCCCATCGGAGAGCCACGCGGCGTGCTGGCTTTGGGAGATCTGATCGACGATGGCGACAAAGTGGGGGAGACCGAAATCCAGTGGCAACATTTTGTCGATCAGTTTGGACTCGATGGAACCGACGGCAAACTGAAGTATCCGGTCTTCGAAGGTTTTGGAAATCACGATGGACCTCCCGCCCCCTTCATTAAGCAGAAGCGGAGTGTGCAGGCAGAAGTCAAACGGCGCAACGCCGTGCGTCTCGAGAAGAAGCTGATCACGCGTGTCAGCGAGAACGGCTTGCACTACAGCTGGGACTGGAACGGCGTTCACTTCGTGCAAACCAATCTCTACCCGGCCGACCGACAGAATAGCGCCGTGCGCTATTCCCTTCCCTGGCACGATCCGCAGCTGGCGCTCACCTTCGTGAAAGAAGATCTCGCGTCGCAAGTGGGAGACTCGGGCCGGCCTGTCATCATCGTCGCGCACTGTGGTTTCGATACCAACTGGTGGGTCGCCGAAGACTGGGTCAACTTCTATCGCGCTGTGGAACCGTACAACGTCATCGCCTTCTTTCACGGGCATACCGGCACCGGTGTTCGTCAGTGGAAACCAGATCCTGCTTCGAAGCCGCTCGATGTGGTGAACACTGGCCAGACCGAGAAAGGGTTCTTTCTCGTGGAGCTGAACGAGACGAAGATGCGCCTGGCTTATCATGTGAAGCGTGATGCCACGGTGATCGACGCTCCCGAGTGGGAATGGCGTTATCCGCTGGAAAAAACCTTCACTCGCTCTCCCGCTGCAACAGCCGAGAAAGAGGCTGCACGCTAG
- a CDS encoding metallophosphoesterase has product MTKHLPPTSHEPVSRRQFLTSTSLTAGSFVLASHGVGTPCTLQAAPTKTASSEGKIAFFVAGDTHFLAQEEKPEAIDETSAAICGRLVETLNRLPGETIPAEAGGGTVIAPRGLIHTGDIIDTGDKQSAVHKVMQRTEFAKFEEEYGVTGTEGRLKYPVYEVFGNHDSPRGEGHALDKIAARSKKRKDLRSLSKNGLHFSWDWNGIHFINLGLIVGSDSAIDRKRRYAAAGSLEFLLEDLRDNVADPQTPIVITHHIDIARYTTACDLAIPAGSKEWDPCDVQAFYRAIKDHNIAAIFYGHTHARSAFLWDGVSPKAERGIQVFNADNASHFSGGHQAFFYVEMDQGELVVREYQTKDSWQTASFTSQVWRSSYQKT; this is encoded by the coding sequence ATGACCAAGCACCTGCCACCCACGAGCCACGAGCCTGTTTCCCGGCGCCAGTTTCTCACCAGCACGTCGCTCACCGCTGGCAGCTTCGTGCTCGCTTCGCACGGAGTGGGTACTCCCTGCACTCTTCAGGCAGCCCCGACGAAAACAGCCTCTTCCGAGGGAAAAATCGCGTTTTTTGTCGCTGGTGATACGCACTTTCTCGCCCAGGAAGAGAAGCCCGAAGCGATCGACGAAACCTCTGCCGCCATCTGCGGTCGGCTGGTCGAGACGCTGAATCGGCTCCCAGGCGAAACCATTCCTGCCGAAGCGGGCGGAGGGACTGTCATCGCGCCGCGCGGGCTGATTCACACCGGCGATATCATCGACACCGGAGACAAGCAAAGTGCAGTGCATAAGGTGATGCAGCGGACAGAGTTCGCCAAATTCGAAGAAGAGTATGGAGTCACTGGAACCGAAGGTCGGCTGAAGTACCCGGTGTACGAAGTTTTTGGAAACCACGATTCGCCGCGCGGTGAAGGTCACGCCCTCGACAAAATCGCCGCACGCTCGAAAAAGCGAAAAGACCTCCGCAGCCTCTCGAAGAATGGACTCCATTTTTCGTGGGACTGGAATGGGATCCATTTCATCAACCTGGGGCTGATCGTGGGTAGCGATTCGGCCATCGACCGCAAGCGGCGCTACGCTGCTGCCGGGAGCCTCGAATTCCTGCTTGAAGACCTGCGCGATAATGTCGCCGACCCCCAAACGCCGATCGTGATCACGCATCACATCGACATTGCCCGCTACACCACAGCGTGCGACTTGGCGATCCCCGCGGGAAGTAAAGAATGGGACCCCTGCGACGTGCAAGCCTTCTACCGCGCGATCAAGGACCACAACATCGCGGCGATCTTCTATGGCCACACCCATGCGCGAAGCGCGTTCCTGTGGGATGGGGTCTCTCCGAAAGCCGAACGGGGGATCCAGGTCTTCAATGCCGATAACGCCAGCCACTTCAGCGGCGGTCACCAGGCGTTCTTCTACGTCGAGATGGATCAGGGAGAGCTCGTCGTACGCGAGTATCAGACGAAAGACAGCTGGCAAACAGCATCGTTCACTTCCCAAGTTTGGCGCAGCAGCTACCAGAAAACCTAA
- a CDS encoding dihydrodipicolinate synthase family protein encodes MSQHVWQGVFPAVTTQFKRDLSLDLEATARHCEVLIQSGVSGLIVGGSLGENQTLLPQEKRDLVAEIVKLSAGRVPVVSGVAEMSTALARSYVQDCEKLGASGFMIMPAMVYKADREEAMHHFRSVGAATSLPWMLYNNPVGYPVDITPQQFAELASIPNLVALKESSANTRRITELRLEVGNRYAIFVGVDDLALEASILGIDGWVAGSGIAFPTENQYFWELTRAGRWDEARELYRWFYPLLKLDTHVKFVQYIKLAVQETGLGSEWVREPRLPLTGAEREHVLKIVHAGIANRPRLERR; translated from the coding sequence ATGAGTCAGCATGTTTGGCAGGGAGTTTTCCCGGCGGTTACCACGCAGTTTAAGCGCGACCTGTCGCTCGACCTTGAAGCTACGGCCCGTCACTGCGAAGTCCTGATCCAGTCAGGAGTTAGCGGCCTTATTGTGGGGGGATCGCTGGGGGAAAATCAAACCCTTCTGCCCCAGGAAAAGCGGGATCTTGTCGCCGAAATCGTGAAGCTGTCGGCGGGTCGCGTGCCGGTGGTCAGCGGCGTGGCGGAGATGAGCACCGCGCTGGCTCGCAGCTACGTTCAGGACTGCGAAAAGCTCGGTGCCAGCGGCTTCATGATCATGCCTGCGATGGTCTACAAAGCGGACCGCGAGGAAGCGATGCATCACTTCCGCAGCGTTGGCGCGGCGACGTCGCTCCCTTGGATGCTTTACAACAATCCAGTCGGCTATCCGGTCGACATCACGCCGCAGCAGTTCGCCGAGCTCGCCTCGATTCCAAACCTCGTTGCGCTCAAGGAAAGCTCGGCCAATACACGCCGCATCACCGAGCTGCGACTCGAAGTCGGCAATCGCTATGCGATCTTCGTCGGGGTCGATGACCTGGCGCTCGAAGCTTCGATTCTTGGGATCGATGGCTGGGTCGCCGGTTCGGGGATCGCGTTCCCAACAGAGAATCAGTACTTCTGGGAACTGACACGCGCCGGTCGCTGGGACGAAGCACGCGAGCTTTATCGCTGGTTCTATCCCCTCCTGAAACTCGATACCCATGTGAAGTTTGTGCAGTACATCAAGCTCGCCGTGCAAGAGACGGGCCTCGGAAGCGAGTGGGTGCGCGAGCCTCGCTTGCCACTCACAGGTGCTGAGCGCGAGCATGTGCTGAAGATCGTGCACGCTGGCATTGCCAATCGCCCTCGCTTGGAGCGTCGCTAG